A DNA window from Pseudodesulfovibrio thermohalotolerans contains the following coding sequences:
- a CDS encoding nitroreductase family protein: MHLHETPVLEAIRERRSIRRFTNEPVTREELAAILEAGRWAPSGLNNQPWRFLVIARDDPRREKLAGCTKYARIVRASAACVCVFLEKASMYSEMKDHQGAGACIQNMLLAAHALGLGAVWLGQIVNDQPAALSALGLSESEFELQAVIALGHPDQKGDSTRKPLSELMLEDY; the protein is encoded by the coding sequence GTGCACTTACATGAGACTCCGGTGCTTGAAGCAATCCGGGAACGCCGCTCCATCCGCCGGTTCACGAACGAACCCGTGACCCGGGAGGAACTCGCCGCCATCCTGGAAGCGGGCCGATGGGCCCCCAGCGGCCTGAACAACCAGCCCTGGCGGTTCCTGGTGATCGCCCGCGATGATCCGCGCCGCGAGAAGCTGGCCGGATGCACCAAGTACGCGCGCATCGTCCGCGCCTCGGCCGCCTGTGTATGCGTATTCCTCGAAAAGGCGTCCATGTACAGCGAGATGAAGGACCACCAGGGAGCTGGCGCATGTATCCAGAACATGCTTCTCGCCGCTCACGCCCTGGGACTCGGCGCGGTCTGGCTCGGCCAGATCGTCAACGACCAGCCCGCGGCCCTGTCGGCCCTGGGACTTTCCGAATCCGAATTCGAACTCCAGGCAGTTATCGCCCTGGGACACCCGGACCAAAAGGGCGATTCCACCCGCAAACCTCTCTCCGAACTGATGTTGGAGGATTATTAA
- a CDS encoding MBL fold metallo-hydrolase — MNITTIPLGPLQTNCYILANGKEALVVDPGGDPAPVLEYLENEGLTLTVILNTHLHFDHTAGNKALSDATGAPIMANDADGYLMDTWLGKGGDMGLPPIAPYKWQNLEQGETAFAGAACRVLHTPGHSPGSLTFHFPDAGTAFVGDLIFYRSIGRTDFPGGDIEALKRSVNEHIFTMPPETRLLSGHGPETSVGDERNHNPFFGGF, encoded by the coding sequence ATGAATATAACCACCATCCCCCTGGGGCCCCTGCAGACCAACTGCTACATTCTGGCCAACGGCAAGGAAGCCCTGGTCGTGGACCCCGGCGGCGACCCCGCGCCCGTGCTTGAATACCTTGAGAACGAAGGGCTGACCCTGACCGTCATCCTGAACACCCATCTGCATTTCGACCATACCGCCGGCAACAAGGCGCTCTCCGACGCCACGGGCGCGCCCATCATGGCCAACGACGCGGACGGCTACCTCATGGACACCTGGCTGGGCAAAGGCGGAGACATGGGCCTGCCGCCCATCGCCCCCTACAAATGGCAAAACCTCGAACAGGGCGAAACCGCCTTTGCCGGGGCGGCCTGCCGCGTCCTCCATACGCCGGGCCATTCACCGGGCAGCCTGACCTTCCATTTCCCGGACGCCGGGACCGCCTTCGTGGGCGACCTGATCTTCTACCGCTCCATCGGGCGCACCGACTTTCCGGGCGGCGACATCGAGGCGCTCAAGCGGTCTGTCAACGAACACATATTCACCATGCCGCCCGAAACCCGGCTGCTTTCCGGCCACGGCCCGGAAACTTCGGTCGGAGACGAGCGCAACCACAATCCGTTTTTCGGGGGATTCTGA
- a CDS encoding flavodoxin family protein: MSRAAVFACSHRRGGNSDRAAELLAEGVRRAGGEADVFYVRNYEVLACLACGYCDVAERQGITRCVLGPKDQAWDLFEHCLTARTILFASPIYFYHLPSRLKTWIDRGQQFWRARLDNEPWIAGLPRRTAHAVLVAGQPSGEKLFDGARLTLKYFVQNFNMDLAAPLTFRGLDTREDLHAESDSARRIAELGERAWTTALEEA; the protein is encoded by the coding sequence ATGAGCCGCGCCGCCGTCTTCGCCTGCTCCCACCGCCGGGGGGGAAACTCCGACAGGGCCGCCGAGCTCCTGGCCGAAGGCGTACGCCGGGCCGGGGGCGAGGCCGACGTCTTCTACGTGCGCAACTACGAAGTCCTGGCCTGCCTGGCCTGCGGATACTGTGACGTCGCCGAGCGGCAGGGCATCACGCGGTGCGTCCTGGGCCCCAAGGATCAGGCCTGGGATCTGTTCGAGCACTGCCTGACCGCCAGGACCATCCTCTTCGCCTCGCCCATCTACTTCTATCATCTGCCGTCCCGGCTCAAGACGTGGATAGACCGGGGCCAGCAGTTCTGGCGGGCGAGGCTGGACAACGAGCCGTGGATCGCGGGCCTGCCCCGGCGCACGGCCCACGCGGTCCTTGTCGCCGGTCAGCCATCAGGGGAAAAGCTCTTCGACGGAGCTCGGCTGACGCTCAAATACTTCGTCCAGAATTTCAATATGGACCTGGCCGCCCCCCTGACCTTCCGGGGACTGGACACCCGCGAAGATCTCCACGCCGAGTCCGACTCCGCCCGACGGATCGCGGAGCTGGGCGAAAGGGCCTGGACCACGGCCTTAGAAGAGGCCTGA